CTTTACAAAGACTGCTGTGTATGGATGAGATAGCATACtaggtatatatacatgaatgctTACTAAGAAAGCATGAGGACGCACGTTTGTATATGCTGAACTCACATAAGAAGTCCAAAATGCCaggtacctgtaatcccagcacgggaaggcagagacaggtggatctttaGAGCTCACTTGCTAGGCTAACTAAAGCTGTGAGTTTacagttcagtgagaaaccctgtctgaaggcAAAATGGTGTAAAGTGGTAGAAGAAGACCCTGATAGTGTACTATGGGCTCTGCATATACACTCATAGATGCAGATGCATGCTCATGTGCAtgcaaaacacacatgcactggcacacacacatgtatctactaacacagagacatgcacacccatgcatgcacatacacacatatgcatatatgaacaTACAAAGATATAAATACACACTGTTCTTGAAGGATTTCCTTTAGCCAAACTTTATGAGTTTCAGTTAACATATTGTTCTAATAAAagtgaggggtggagagatggcatTGTGCTTGAGAGCTCTTGTTGCAtttgcagaggatccagattggattttcagcacccacatggcaactcacaaccattcTGAGCTCCAGCTCTCGGTGATCCAATGAATTATAGTGATCTTTGTAGGCACCAGCAggcacacaatacacatatatttgtgtaAACCAAAGACTCATATATAAAATCGATCAatcgatcaatcaatcaatcaatcaatcaatcaaaatggTTCTTCTCTGTCCAACCTGTCCTGCACTCACGAAAATTGTCAGAAAAAGATTATATTATActggtatctatctatctatctatctatctatctatctatctatctatctatctatctaatctgtctgtctgtctatctttcctTTGTAAATGATGACAGTTAAGAGAGATATACTCAGAAAAGATAGTTGTAAGTCTTATTTGAAATAAAGCATACAACTTCTGAGATCTTGGgagaattttgaagaaagaactcTGACCCAGAACTGGTCATTTAAGGTCATTAAAAGCACGaaaattttccttattttataaAGCACAATCTTATCTATTGCTATATTTAAATATCATGAGGGGTTTGGGAAATGGTTAAGTCTTACAGTTCTTATGTATGATGAGCAGAACCCTGGTTTAATTCTCAACCgtgcaaaccaaagcaaagcaaagcaaagcaaagcaaagcaaagcaaagcaaagcaaagcaaagcaaagcaaagcaaagcaaagcaaagcaaagcaaagcaaaccaaaccaaaccaaaccaaaccaaaccaaatcaaaccaaaccaaatcaaaccaaaacaaaacaaaacaaaaactaaatgttCACAAGAGCTAGCGGCTTTGTGAGGATGGATTTCACCCCATTTAATttcttctagatttatttattttatattatgtgtatgatggttttgcctgcatgtccaTGCCTGCTTCTCTCAGAGGTCATAAGGACGTAATcaatcacctggaactggagttacagacggctgtgaactgccatgtgggtgccaggaatcgaacccaggtcttcggcaagagcagctggtgctcttaaatACTGCGTCGTCTTCAAGCTCCTTGACTCTGCTTTCGCCGGCACAGTAACCGGGACCCACAAATACTGGATATGTACGTTTCTTAGGATTTAAGCCTCCGTAGGTTCCTGTGTGTGTCAATGTTCCATTTCTGCTTTTGCagttttccagtttcccctcatTGCTCTGTTTGCTTCAGGTCAAGCCCGTGCTAAGCTGGTTCAGCTCTAAGGTTTAACCATAGATACCTTTACACTTTTGAACAGACCAGTGTCTTTATAAACCTATTTCTTTCCTCACTTAGATGGAGAGATCTCTACAACTTGCCAATTGGTCTGTTGACCAGGATTTTATCCTGCTGGGGTTGTCTGCCAGTAAAGACATCAAGGACAGCCTGTTTGTTATCTTTCTGACTCTCTACCTGCTGATACTCTTAGAGAATATGTTAGTCATCTACCTCATCGGTAGCCACCATGAGTTGCTCCACAagcccatgtacttcttcctgggCAACCTCAGCTGCCTGGAGATGTGCTATGTGTCGGTCACCATGCCCACCCTGCTCTTGGGGCTGAGGTCCAGCCCTTACCCTGTGTCCTTCTCCTTCTGCATGGCTCAACTGTTCTTATTCACCTCTCTCATTGGCACCAAGTGcgctctcctggcctccatggcctatgaccgctacgTGGCGATCTGCTGTCCACTGCACTACTCACTGATCATGAAGCCCCAGGTCTGTTGGGGATTGGCCTTGTCCTCCTGGGTGGGTGGACTGTTGATGTCTGTGATCAAGACGACATGCATTGCAAGTCTGTCCTACTGTGGCCCCAATGTCCTCAaccacttcttctgtgatgtCTCTCCACTGCTCAACCTGTCCTGCAGCCATGTGGCTCTCACAGAGCTGATCCACTTTATCTCAGCCGTCGCCATCTTCTGTGGGTCACTGTCGGTCGCTCTGGCCTCTTATGTGGCTATCGGCAGGGTGCTGATCCGAATGCCGTCAGCAGCGGCGAGTCACAAAGCCCTCTCCACGTGTGCCTCCCACCTCCTTGTAATGGGTCTTTTTTACTCCGTGGTCCTCTTTATGTATTCCAGGCCCAGCCATGTCAAATCCACAGATCTCAATAAGGTGCTGTCAGTCATCTACACGGTGGCCACACCCATGTGCAGCCCGGTCATCTACTGCTTGAGGAATAGAGAGGTCCAGGCTGTGTTGAAGAGAACCCCCTGTCGGTGCTGAGATTCTTGAGAGAGCTGATGTCCTTTCTCTCCTTGCTTGAAAAACAGTTCATGGCCAAATACACATAAAGAAATCCCAGAGAAAGATGGTGAATGTTTCTAGAGCATTGTATAAAAGGACTTCTTAGAGACAACATGAAAAAGAGGAATATCGCAGGGGAGGAcagggtggctcagtgggcaaagaccATTGCtctcaagcctgatgacccaagtccccaggactcacattattattatttgattagatatattctttatttacatttcaaatgttgtcccctttcctggttccccctgccCCGGAAATCCcctaacccctccccctccccctgttcaccagtCCTCCCACTTCTAGTTTCTTGTCCCggtattcccctatgctggggcattgagccttctcaggaccaaggcctctcctccctttgatgtccgacaaggccatgctctgccgcatatgcatctggagccatgggtccctccatgtgtactctttggctggtttCGTCCCCAGGATTCACATTATAAAAGGGTGGACTGAGGTCCAAAGCTTGACCTCTGATCTTTTttttagttatatatttttattttctatattctttgtttacattccaaatgatttcccctttcccagttccccctccccatatgtcccataaaccttctttccacccattctccaatcaccccctcctttttctctgtccttatattcccctccaatgctagatcaatcctttccaggatcaggaccctctccttacttcttcatgggagtcatttgttatgctaattgtgtcttgggtattcagagcttctgggctaattaatatccacttgtcagagattgcattccatgtgtattcttttgtgattgggttacctcacttaggatgatattttccagatccaaccatttgcctaaaaattttgtgaattcattgtttttaattgctgagtagtattccattgtgtaaatataccacattttccgtatccattcctccattgagggacatctgggttctttccagcttgtggctattataaataaggctgctatgaacataatggagcatgtgtctttattgcatgtgggggaatcctttgggtatatgcccaggagagatatagtagggtcctccagaagtgtcatgtccagttttctaaggatccgccagactgatttccaaagtggttgtaccatcttacaatcccaccagcagtggaggagtgttcctctttcttcacatcctcgccaacacccgctgtctcctgagtttttaaccttagctattttgactggtgtgaggtgaaatctcagggttgttttgatttgtatttccctaatgactaatgatgttgagcatttcttaaggtgcttcttggccatccgaatttcttcaggtgaaaattctttgtttagatatataccccatttttaatagggttatttggttccctggggtctaacttcttgagttctttgtatatattgaatattagccctctatcagatgtagggctggtgaaaatcttttcccaattttttggttgctgatttgtccttttgacagtgtcttttgccttacagaaactttgtaattttatgaggtcccatttgtcaattcttgatcttagagcataagctattggtgtcctgttcaggaactttcccccagtgcccatgtcctcaagggtcttccccaatttcttttctattagtttcagtgtgtctggttttatgtggaggtccttgatccacttggagttgagtttagtacaaggagataagaatgaatcaattcgcattcttctgcatgctgacctccagttgaaccagcaccatttgttgaaaaggctatctttttttccactggatgttttcagccaccatccaccatccacaCAAGATCTTACATGGTTGTATAAGCCTCCCATCCCAAAACCTGGCCAAAAaatgctcctcttcctccttatttctgtcctttctcttcttcctgggacCTGCGAATCccaccctttccctttctcccagcAATTGGCTTCCACCATCTTCATTGACACTTTAAGAACCAATTATGAAATCGGATTTTAGAATCAGCTCCTCCCCCTACACAAAACAATAGCATGAGCAGCAACTACAAAAACCTTTTCACCATAAGATGTAGAAAGGATATTATAGGTGGGGAATAGTGAAGGCTGCTGGAAAACCATGTATTCTGGAAGTGCTACGCTTTGTACTCCAGAGTTCACAGAAGCTATGGTTTCCAGGACAAGATAAATGCAGTCAGTAGTTACAGCATGATTTGGGTGGCTCACTAGGCTCCTTCCCTAGCTGTAGAGAGCTATTGCCTGCTATAGGAGAGCACATCATTCTTCTTTAGGGGTGTGGACCCTGCCAGCTTGTTCATGCTCATTCAGGCAGTACTAGCTGCACTCAGAACAAGAAGGAAGAGCACACGAAGGCGGAAAGATGGAGTGTTTGGGAGGTAACCATGAGTGGGAAGGTGGGGCTGATACAATCAAGATACACCTATACATGAGTGTTGTTGTTGAAGAATAAATAGAAgtctttttagatttttaaagtggtatgcacagaggctggagagatgtctcagctgttTAGAGCACGGACTGCCCTTCCAGCACATGTTGGCACACAAATGTCTGTTAACACTGGACCCAGAGGATTTAGTGCtactttctggcctctgtggctaTCAGTCACTTACACCTGTATACATATTCATGCAGGAAAATACTCATGCACAAATGGTAACAAGAATAACTTACAAAACTAaaaaagaagaacacacatggaatgcagtcactgataagtgggttttagcccagaagctctgaataccaaaaaCACAACTCACATAACAAATcatccccaagaagaaggaaggagagggcccaggtcctggaacagcttgatgcagcattgtaggggattgccaggacataggagtgggagggggttgattagggaacaggcagagggaagagggattatgggacttatggggagggggaacctggaaaggggaaattatttggaatgtaaacaaagaatatagaaaataaaaaaaaaactaaaaaaagttTTCAGCTACATTAGACCAAAGATTTCCCCCAAAGCAGAATAAACCCATATGTCCATTAACTGGTAAAGGAGGACATCACACAACATAATGTTATTTGGGAAATAAATTTATGCAGCAATGTATATAGCTTTCAAAATATGTCAGTCACAATAGACACTTATGGCATAAACTCATTAAAAATTTCTAGAACTGATGAATCTACAGAAACAGAATATAGGCTGTTAGTTTCTTGGGGCTTGGAGTAGTGGCTGGTGGATATTAGGAGTGATGTCTAATAGGCCTGAGTTTGTCTTAGGGGCAAAGAAAATGTTTTGGATTTAAGAATGGTGATGACTGCATAATTACaaggaagcaaagaagaaaatactGACTGCATTGTGtttaaaagatgaaatttatggtgtgtgaattatattttaatataaaaatagatattGGTAATTTAAGGCCCCTCCCCAAGGACTCAGTTATCGGGTCAACTTTAGGACCAGTGCATGGCTCTGTAGAGAGCTACTTGGACATCCTTGTTCCGCAGACAGTAGATGACGGGGTTGCACATGGGGGTGACCACTGTGTAGATGACAGACAGCACCTTGTTGAGGTCCATGGCTTCTATGCGTTTGGGGCGGGCGTAGATGAAGATAGTGACTGAGTAGAAGATGCCCACCACAACCAGGTGAGAGGCGCACGTAGAGAAGGCTTTGTGTCGGGCGGTGGTAGAAGGCATGCTCAGAACTGCCCTGCCAATAGCCACGTAGGAGGCcagagtgtacagagccatattggggcagtcttgcacttggtcagagtttgactttggtcaaggttaacttctcccagttagccaggattctgctccacttagggtggagcgcacgtagtaaaggttaagttcattgttcttcctggtatagggattcctgaattaaacaggtgacccacccagctgccggagcagtcaagacgaagacctccaagagaagctagacaacttccaccggaactcagcctggagtctgggggaagggtttgcccgaactgttaaaaggtccggcgccattaaagtttacggctttgatcagtgaacattgacttagccgtacggtcttttcgccgctcttccctatgaccccaaaattctctcaacaggtaacccggtttacatgtagctgctggcggctacatagtggcgcctgaacgtgggacgacctggcacgagagaatttcttgaggtagccctatccagcgaagcttcgcagaaaaaggtgaaaattaatggtgtccgcacggtaagcaacatagagggcaaaactagcgctagtgaattcgtgtctatggttgtgagtgcaggaatggatacagtttttcaagcatactgcgtggacccagcgcaggactgcttgggttgataagatagggaaatatggggaaggaatttggtaggcatttgcccaaagctcgtaagagctgatttcggcgaaaagaaaggggtttttaaaaataggcatatgtccacagcttctaagagctgtttaaagaggaaaatggatgcaattgcttaacaagcacgcttaactttctgtgtatctttccgtgtttgtcccggtgcaccgactgtctatgtgtatgtttatgtcctctctgtgtctttgtgtgaatgactgtttcatgttaaaaagaaaaaattggtaaagattacatctgctggtaacctcttgagctagccacagtttgtgtggggattgactcaaagccacgctgcagcagcgtagctcactcacccaagaggcaagcatggctggggaaaaagccgctcttaaagcccagaaacctcgagatttgggaagactttggtttggcttgtgaaattcatgtagtcgctttatacttgtttctaattggttttaatgatataaggctttacatttcttgactaaagagttataaattaattggttattatgtaaaaggtatagtgttattaagaaaaggttagtttaaaactggtgattcagtgttagagctatcttaactaactacacgtggcctaacgccactcatgccttgttcttgtttataattggatttaaaggtatattttgcatgtcttgactatagagtattggcttaagtcactgcacatgatttaaaaggtataatgttattaacaaaagttaggttaaggctggtagtttagggtagtcgccattttgaacacgtggcatgatggttaaggctggtagtttagggtagtcgccattttgaacacgtggcatgatggttaaggctggtagtttagggtagtcgccattttgaacacgtggcatgatggttaaggctggtagtttagggtagtcgccattttgaacacgtggcatgacgattaaggctggtagtttagggtagtcgccattttgaacaccacgtggcatgacgcaatccaggaaatacaggcctttgggacgctcctaaattggcatggtgtttcatgtgaatcttggcctggagattagacttaatgaagattaagatttaaaatattgtctctttaataagttacactgttatacacttgaacataagaactggcatacaaaccttgtgctgtaaatatgtgtttgccattaattttaaagaaaatagattgtttaaaattgagatttgcttccaaaattacaattgtgctctaatattgcaagaaaacattgagttacaataaaaatcagtgtgtcattggctacagttttcagtttgcaggctcgtaattgttaacattttgtaattaagataattttgagagtgatacagctatgggttttagaggcccattgcctcttttccacaagtttataggctacaatggtaggagcaaaatttaaccctccaagattaaaaaggatatctctgtagaaatgtatttgatatcaagtaggttcctttgaccatgaaattacaggtttcttttgtttaatccttaaattgtccttgtaggtttgggtctggtcttagataaaaggctcagattagaagatatttacatttgaggaatctcatacaatgtccttgccaaggactcaaggtggatcctagggcagataaaaaaaaatttacatttgagttaatgcaaagcttagagttgcctcaggggaagctagtgaggaagcttgagaaattgtttctgccttacaggccccacctagggagtgtttggcttaaaaaaaaaaaaaaaaaaaagtttttgacttatccaggtgtgggttaaaatgcagttcaaatctatgaaaggtcaaggaggctataaaagcattaacatttggcctgtctactccctataaaattattgtaaatttaaagggttggttttttgctttacattctgataattataaaagcatttgcttctaattttaaagagacaacaaaacaatttcattagaaagtttttgcctcaaggaatggctaacagccttatgtcctgtgagaaaaaaaaaaggtttgtctctctttcaatacaagagttaggatcttacatttttcagtctataatcatagaatgtttgttacaggcctttgctctaaccatagacttttagaatttttaggtaaatggctttcaaaagttgttaggatatattaattggctttatcttatttacctcattttaagcttgccacaaaaggtcttaaacctctgttttcaaggtaggaaacgtttgttccttgcttcaagcaacaatcaaatttattattaatggttgatctattacatggcaagcatttttaggcaaaattaataattgttatccaaaagataatttgtactatcagatcacatgtttattcctttaagtttctccctgcttcaacacagatacctgaattgggtgctatagcagctatttttaagatgttaaaggtcaagcttttaataatagtagatatacatagctcatgcaTTAAGACCATTCTAAGCCAGGtggttgtggtgcacaccttttatcccagtatTCTAGAAGCAAAGGTAGAAAGAtcactgtgagtctgaggccagtctggtcaacAGAGCAAATTATAGGATAGCCAACGCTACCCCTAAAGcccctatcttaaaaaacaaaacaaaacatcaaaatcaaacaaagcaaaacaaaataaaacaaaagaagagggTACTCTGTAAGCCCTAGAGCAAACCCCAGTATCTCTCcttattcctttttctcctcctcatctttctctcttctccttttctcctttttgattctttccagaacactGTACAAATGCTGTTCTTACCCTTATTTTACAAGAAAGACACTATAGATCATAGTAATAATATGGAGCTAGAGGGACCACTTAGTGGTTAAAGTAGCTCACAGGCAAGTCTGATCCCTGGCCCTTTCCCATGTGGGAACGTGAGATcggcgggattaatatagttaaaatggccatcttgccaaaagcgatctacagattcaacgcaatccccatcaaaatcccaactcagttcttcacagagttagaaaaagcaattctcaaattcatctggaataacaaaaaacccaggatagctaaaactattctcaacaacaaaagaaattctgggggaatcagtatccctgacttcaagcaatactacagagcaatagtgttaaaaactacatggtattgttacagtgacaggcaggtagatcaatggaatagaattgaagaaccagaaatgaatccacacacctatggccacttgatctttggcaaaggaactgaaaacatccagtggaaagaagatagccttttcaacaaatggtgctggttcaactggaggtcagcatgcagaagaatgcgaattgatccattcttatctccttgtactaaacttcactccaagtggatcaaggacctccacataaagccagacacactgaaactaatagaaaagaaactgggaaagaccctgaggacatgggcacagggggaaagttcctgaacagatcaccaatagcttatgctctaagatcaagaattgacaaatgggacctcataaaattacaaagtttttgtaaggcaaaggacactgttaaaaggacaaaacagcaaccatcaaattgggaaaggatcttcaccaaccctacatctgatagagggctaatatccaatatatacaaagaactcaagaagttagaccccagagaacagaTTTCTTAAAGCTGTCTTTTGACTTCTACACATGTCATGACACAggtacacatgtgatacacacacacacacacacacacacacacacacacacacacacacacgccacacgcacacacacacatactctacatttttcttttttgagaggttaagagcactattttttcctttttttattggatattttctttatttagatttcaaatgttttcttctttccaggtCCCCCCTTCGGAAAGCTCCctatctcttctccctccctgtgCCTCTGTGAGGATGTTCCCCACCCACTCCTCTCTTTCCACcctggcatcccctacactgaggtacccagcaccctcaggcccaagggcctcttctcccactgatgtctaacaaggccatcctctgccacatatgtggccagatccaggggtccctccatgtctactctttggtttgtggtccagggagctctgggggtctggcctgttgatgctgttgctccctccatggggctgcaaaaccccctccactccttcagtccattctccaactcctccatcggggaccctgtgctcagtccaatggttggtttcgagcttctgcctctgtgtttgtcaggctctggcagagcctctcaggagacagccataccaggctgcTGTCAGTaaacacttcccagcatccacaatagcatcccggcttggtgactgtttatgAGATGGATTcccgggtggggcagtctctggatggcctttcctttagtctctgctccactttttacatttttcattagaGATTAAAACTCAATTAAAATGACTCGCTCTAAATCGTACAACCAAGATGGGAAATGGGATAAATTCTCTGGATGATTCAAGTCCCGGTCCAGCCATTCTCTGCTTGTTATTTCCTGGTCAGCACCACTCTAAATGGCAGCAGCAAAAGCATCAAATGATTAAACACCGTGACACTACTAATAATCACGATGTACTATGCTCTTCCTTGGGCCAAAGTCTTTGTCTTCACTTCTCAAATTGTAGCCCTTTAGAGCTTCATGAACCTTGATCAAGCCGTTTCATCACTGCATCATTACAGTGACATTGGGATTGAGAAGAACCGTACTCAAGACACGGGGGAGGGAGTGAACGGTGGAGCTGGCTTACAAATTGGGCTCTCAGCAAAGTTGTGTGTCTTGACATTTTAGGTACCTGACAGCAAGTGATCATAAACAGGAAATATGGCTTGTTTGCacagtggagttttttttttttaattcagttgtAAAGGAGAGTGAAATAATGTTCCCAGAAAAAAAGGTTTTTACTGGAGATCattgtgttaagtgaaataagtatCGACTATTTCCTCTCGCACATGAAATtcagtaataaaatataaagatggATACATTAGAAGTATGGAGGAGATTCACAGTGAAgcaatttttgtttaaaaaatgccataat
This portion of the Apodemus sylvaticus chromosome 1, mApoSyl1.1, whole genome shotgun sequence genome encodes:
- the LOC127684142 gene encoding olfactory receptor 5-like codes for the protein MERSLQLANWSVDQDFILLGLSASKDIKDSLFVIFLTLYLLILLENMLVIYLIGSHHELLHKPMYFFLGNLSCLEMCYVSVTMPTLLLGLRSSPYPVSFSFCMAQLFLFTSLIGTKCALLASMAYDRYVAICCPLHYSLIMKPQVCWGLALSSWVGGLLMSVIKTTCIASLSYCGPNVLNHFFCDVSPLLNLSCSHVALTELIHFISAVAIFCGSLSVALASYVAIGRVLIRMPSAAASHKALSTCASHLLVMGLFYSVVLFMYSRPSHVKSTDLNKVLSVIYTVATPMCSPVIYCLRNREVQAVLKRTPCRC